The following coding sequences lie in one Pectobacterium sp. A5351 genomic window:
- the sppA gene encoding signal peptide peptidase SppA yields the protein MRTLWRIFSGFFKWTWRLLNFIREFILNIFLIALILVGVGIYSQVKTTPEVATKGALLVDLTGVVVDQPTVNNKLRQLGREFFGASNNRRQENSLFDIVDSIRQAKSDDNITGMVLDLSDFTGADQPSLQYIGKALREFRDSGKPIYAVGDSYNQSQYYLASFANTVSLTPQGSVDLHGFATNNLYFKSMLDKLKVTTNIFRVGTYKSAVEPYLRDDMSPAARDADGRWINALWQQYLNTVSANRQITPQQLFPGAAGIIAGLQAVQGDTARYALDNKLVDEVASRSVTEQSLVKAFGWNSQKNNFNFISIYDYTIKPPVQNNNQIAVVFANGAIIDGPETPGMVGGDTTAAQIRAARLDPKVKALVLRVNSPGGSVTASELIRSELMALRLAGKPIVVSMGGMAASGGYWISTPANAIISSASTLTGSIGIFGVITTFENSLESLGVHTDGVATSPLADLSITKSLPPEFSQMMQLSIERGYKNFIDIVAQARKKTPEQIDQIAQGHVWVGSDAKENGLVDQIGDFDDAVKKAAELAKLGQYQLNWYAEQPGLLDTMLNQVNASVYALLPVAVQSMLPAPVAQLAEAVRSQQSIMNNLNDPQNRYAFCLNCGEVR from the coding sequence ATGCGCACATTGTGGCGAATTTTTAGCGGATTTTTTAAGTGGACATGGCGTCTGCTTAATTTTATCAGAGAATTTATTCTCAATATTTTTCTTATCGCCTTGATTCTGGTTGGCGTTGGAATCTACTCACAGGTAAAAACAACACCGGAAGTAGCCACAAAGGGTGCGCTGCTGGTCGATCTGACGGGCGTGGTCGTTGATCAACCCACCGTCAATAACAAATTGCGTCAATTAGGACGCGAATTCTTCGGTGCATCGAACAATCGTCGTCAGGAAAACTCACTGTTCGATATCGTTGACAGTATTCGTCAGGCAAAGAGCGACGACAACATCACGGGAATGGTGCTGGATCTCAGCGACTTTACCGGTGCCGATCAGCCATCTCTACAATATATCGGCAAGGCGCTGCGCGAATTCCGTGATAGTGGTAAACCCATTTATGCCGTCGGCGACAGCTACAATCAGTCTCAATATTATTTGGCCAGTTTTGCCAATACGGTGTCGTTGACGCCACAAGGCAGTGTCGATCTGCACGGTTTTGCGACCAACAACCTCTACTTCAAATCCATGCTCGACAAGCTGAAAGTGACCACCAATATCTTCCGTGTGGGAACCTATAAGTCAGCCGTTGAACCGTATTTGCGTGACGATATGTCTCCTGCTGCGCGCGATGCCGATGGACGCTGGATCAACGCGCTGTGGCAGCAGTATTTAAATACCGTTTCCGCTAACCGCCAGATTACACCTCAACAGCTTTTCCCTGGCGCAGCAGGCATCATTGCGGGCTTGCAGGCCGTTCAAGGCGACACCGCACGCTATGCGCTAGATAACAAGCTGGTTGATGAAGTGGCATCACGTTCCGTGACCGAACAATCGCTGGTTAAAGCATTCGGTTGGAATAGCCAGAAGAACAATTTTAATTTTATCAGCATCTACGACTACACCATCAAACCACCGGTGCAAAATAACAACCAGATTGCGGTTGTGTTTGCCAATGGCGCAATTATTGATGGGCCGGAAACACCGGGAATGGTCGGTGGCGATACCACGGCAGCACAAATTCGTGCCGCACGCCTCGACCCTAAAGTCAAAGCGCTGGTACTGCGCGTCAATAGCCCCGGCGGTAGCGTCACCGCGTCGGAATTGATCCGTTCGGAACTGATGGCGCTCCGTCTGGCGGGCAAACCGATCGTGGTCTCCATGGGCGGTATGGCGGCATCGGGCGGCTACTGGATCTCAACGCCAGCAAACGCGATCATCTCCAGCGCCAGTACGCTGACAGGTTCCATCGGCATTTTTGGCGTGATTACCACATTCGAAAACTCGCTGGAAAGCCTTGGCGTCCACACGGATGGCGTTGCCACTTCCCCGCTGGCCGATTTGTCGATTACGAAGTCGCTGCCGCCTGAATTCTCGCAGATGATGCAGTTGAGTATTGAACGCGGCTATAAAAACTTCATCGATATCGTGGCACAGGCACGTAAGAAAACGCCGGAGCAAATCGATCAGATCGCGCAAGGTCACGTCTGGGTCGGTAGCGACGCGAAAGAAAATGGTCTGGTCGATCAGATCGGTGATTTTGATGATGCCGTGAAGAAAGCCGCGGAGCTGGCCAAACTGGGACAATATCAATTGAACTGGTATGCGGAACAGCCTGGCCTGCTCGACACGATGCTGAATCAGGTGAACGCTTCCGTTTACGCCCTGCTGCCCGTTGCCGTTCAGTCTATGTTGCCAGCACCGGTCGCACAGCTGGCGGAGGCCGTGCGGTCACAGCAGTCTATCATGAATAACCTAAACGACCCGCAGAACCGGTACGCATTTTGCCTCAACTGCG